The Solanum dulcamara chromosome 6, daSolDulc1.2, whole genome shotgun sequence genome contains the following window.
ATTCACTAAGTAATTATTGATAGTCcaaaattttgagagaaaaagtTCCGGACAATCATATTTACAAAGTAATCAtaggctaatacacatgaaaaattgtgaatttatttttttctgatCTTTAAACGCTATGAAAAGTGGCGTGGCGTGGATCCTATAAAAACTATGAATATCATTCAATAGGTAATTATGAATGGTCTTACAAAATATGGGGACAAAAAGTTTCGGACGTTcatatttacaaaatattcagaggttaatacacacaaaaaattgagaaaaaacttAAATTCTTGTTTCGTaactcctaaatgctaaaagaaGTGGTGTGAATGTAATTATGGATGGTCCTACAAAATATGAGTTCAGAAAATTTCAGACAATCATATTTACAATATATTCATAGGCTAGAGGCAATAAATTgttaaaatcttgaattcttgttTTGTAACCCctaaacactaaaaaaaaatgGTGGGATCCTACAAAAGCTATGGTATTCACTAGGTAACCCTTATTCACTAGATACTTACCGATGGTCCTACAACATATGTTTCTAAAAGTTTTGGACGATcatatttacaaaatattcataagttaATACACACGAGAACCTGagaaaaattctaaatttcTATTTTGTGACCCCTAAACGCTAAAAAAGAGGCTTGAATTCTATAGAAGCTACGAACATCACTCACTATGTTATTAGTGATGATCCTACAAaatattgggtcaaaaagtTTTGAAGGgtcatatttattaaatatcaaTAGGCTAatatacacacgaaaaattgagaaaaaaccTGAATTCTTATCTTTGACACCCTAAACGCTAAAAAAAGTGGTGTGGATAGTATAGAAACTATAAATATCATTCACTAAATAACTACGAAAGATCCTACAGAATTTGGATTCAAAAAGTTCCGAACAATCATATTTACAATATATTCGTAGGTTATTAGTTCATTGAAAGCGATCGCTCGTGACTAAACTTAGAAGATTAAGATTACAAGGACCTTAAACAAGCAACATTATGTGTAATATTATCCACAGTAAAATCACAGCAATTACATATTAATCATGATGCCAggaaatattttgaagtattcaTGAAAAGATTACATGGTGAGCTGGAATACAACATAAAATAGTACAATACAAGGATAACATTCTACTGTGCCAAAGCACTTGTGTTAAAGACAAGGAGAGCACCTCCTGCAAGAATGCCAATCAAGGTCACTGCCCATATGGCTAAGCCAGTGGTACCTACAATTTATATTGAACGCGAATCAGGATCTAGAGTCAGTGAATTCAGAATGAGTACAATCTTATTATAAATGTtgttgtgtatatatacatagttCGAGTTTAAAAAAAGGAAGTTCAGGTAAATTCTTAGAATCCGCACTAAATCAATTTGGAAACTGTCATACCTCCAACATAGACATCACCACTTGGAGACCAATCTTCTGTGTTGTAGATGGGACTGGATTTTCAAAATCACACAAAGTATCAGATTAATTGCTTCATGTTCTATAAGTGAAGAATTACATTATGcaaattaagaatttttttcaCTAACCTGTATCCATCAACATTAGCTCCATATTTGTCAACAAATTGGTACACACCCTTTCCCTAAACATCACCATGTTTTGTTCATATGTTagaaaaagtaataaaataaaatatacatacttAGAAGCTACAAAAAAAACAATTGTTATAAACtacattcttctattttgaaAAGAATATTATATTACTACtgattaataatattattataaatatcaaAGGTAGAAGTAGAAACAAACCTTGGGCTTCCTTCCTGAGGCATCAAGCCCATCTCTCAAGGCCATGCCTCCATTAATTCCTAGTAACAAAGCCCACTTCATAATCAGCATATAGTATTAATTTTGCATTACAATATTTTATCTCAAGTTTTTTCAactacacatatatatacatagtttGCATTAATTAGGATAGGTTGTCTACACCACATCCCAGAGTAACGTGGGATATACTTTGTATACCGAGCTACTTTCATTAAAGAGTTGAGGGGAAAAAAAGACCCTTACTCAAGTACAAAGACAGTTCGCTAACAACAAACGTATGAATATAGCCCCAAAATTCAACAGATGATACCATTAAGTCATTTCATTTCATACATGAGCAGCGGCGGAGGCCGTATATTTAGTAAGGGGTTCAAAATCTTAAAAAGTAACACATGAACTAGCCGAAGaagttcgacatctactatatacataaaaaattattttaatcacatataaataatataattttttgtcgAAGACCCTCACCCCCTGTACATGAGTGAATGTGCACCTTTTCCAAGAGTTTGACGAATATATACTATTATATATAAGGTCATGACTTAAAAGCTAAATAACTAGTAATTCTAATAGTAAACATGGACATGGACATGATAAATTACCTATCAAGACAAATTAAAACTCCACTAATAATGTAAATATTGTAACACTATTCATGTATATAAGTTAAACTCCaagttaattaaataaaagtgGCAAGAAGAGAAAATTACATACCATAGGGTTTGTCAGTCTTAATTTTCTTGCCACCACTAGCCACAACTttgaaggaagaagaagacctagCAAGTGATGGAAGCCCTTTCACTGCTGTTTTCTCCAAAGTGAAAGTTGGCTTTAGGCTCAATGAGCTCATTACTGTGCTTGCCATTTTTCTCCTATaccttttctcttcttttgctCTCACCACTTAGTAgtatgaattatttattttcactTTCCATGGTcccttgaaaataatattagtGATGACTTGCAATTTGTGATTTACATGTTGACAAGTGGCACCCCTTTTGTGGATTGCTTCTAGATAATCTTATTACCAACATTATCAATATATACTAACATTCTTACTACTACAAATTATTATTTCCCTTTGCCTTATCTTAGTTTTGTACACTTGGATTTTATTCATTGGCTTTCTTTGATTATTAGGGGACCCAAGAGATTGACTTGTTTCTCTACATTTTTGTTATTctcaattttattatattttcagtCCACTCGTGCAAGGAAGAGGACAGTTATATGTCTAGGGGTTGAAGAGAAGccttgttttttttggttgttggAGACCAGAATAAACTATGAGGggttatgatttttaaaaattttcctCAGATAATAATAGTGTCAAGTAACTTGTGAATATATAACTCGTATCCTAACCCAAGTTAGCTCATGAGAAAGAAGATTGTCCGAAATCATACCAAAAGAACACAACTTATGTGATCATATAAGAAACAGGGCCCGTCAATGGATCATGTGAAAATATAGCCCTTAAACCTATGTCACCTCCAAATGCTAGAGAGCacaactcaattctctcaaccaaaaattggaatttataACAATTTTGAGCTAAGTAATGAATTAATGCCCACCTTGTATAGCATTTCAACTAGCTAGTTAAGGAGGACAAATCAAATCCAAAGATTAAAATCCTCCTTATTTCTCTCTGATTTTAGTGTTTTAATTGTATTTACCTTCTGATACTGAAGTTTATACGATTGGGCTACATTGGCAAGGTATAGTTTTAATCGAGATGAAAACTACATGTTTCATTCGAACATCCAGCATAACACATGTTAACTAGAATGCTAAGTTAAGCTTGGGCAATACTGGCAACACATAGAGGTGTTCAATACACCAATTCAATAAACTAGAGTCAATTTCAAGGGACCGATATGTACTTGGCCTTGATAAATGTTCAAAGCACTTATACGGTTGCAACCAACTGAAATTCTAAGACAACAATTTCAGCTCAAAGGCACATATAGTTGCTTCTGGACAGTAATGGAACTAATAAAGTACTATGATACTGTAGCCATAAATAGGATTTGAAAATATAGGTGTTGATGTTTCTTTgctatcatgaaatataatggGTGTAGTCCGTCATAGTATGTAATTGGGTAATCATCTGAAATGCAGCCGACTCCTGTGCTTCAGAGGGGCTGGAATGCAGATCACTCTCGCATGAATGTAGAAATCCAACCCCCTTTACAGTAACTCCAGCATGAAATCCACCTATGAGAAAATGAATTCCAAAGATTAGTTGAATCGGGAATTTTTAAGGAATGAGTACCAATAAATGTCATATTCTGAGCAGTCAAAATTGGGAATTTCAGCTTTCCTTTTATCATGGAGAACTTGTGATTAAGACAACAAATAGATATTACAAGCTTGTCCGACAGATGATCCTTCAATGCAGTATGTTCAGTAGCACAGATGAAACAAATGAAGAAAATTACAACGGGGAAGGAAATGTCAAGGGTTTCTTGTTAAAAGGTGGTGATCTTTTAGTGGCATGCACAATAAAAAGCCAAAGGACATTCAAGTGTTTTGGGGCAATGGTAGGAAGACAGATTTCTGGGCTAATCAAGGACCCAAGGTATTGCTCATGTTGGCCCAACCACTCTGGACCACCTTATATGACCCCTAACTTTCCCCTCCCATTTTGATGTGAAATTAGCCTAATGCAAGTTTCACAACGAACCCCCTTCGAGTCCAACTGCCAGCTGTCTGTGGCTGTTACACCACCcttattagaaaagaaaaaattgcaTCAATGTAAACTACCGTACCATCTGTTGCTGACACAATATATGATGGAAACACTTGACACAAGTCCtgctaaaagaaaaatatatttaatgggGGGAAATGACTATACTGTAAGTGCTTCATAAGATGCTGAACAGAAAACTGAAGTATGTGAGCAATCATAACAGAGAATATATAGTCCCGTGCAGGCAAGGCTgacaatattgtatgaaaaaCACAAGCATTGCCCAAGGATCATCCAACAAAGGAACAAATTATCAGACATACTGCCTGACCAAGAGCACAAGACATCAATAATCTATACGGAGAGGATAAAGTTATAAGCATGGAACAAGCACTGATAAAAGAGGATATAAAATATAAGCAAGTTCTGATGTCAAAACATGCCTGACATGCACATCATGGAGTGGGTACAGCTTTGGAAAATTTCCTTCCACTCATAGGTTTAATCAAGCCAAACTCTTCGTCATGTTGATTGCCTTCTTCTTGGATAGCAGCTCTTTCCTTCAAGCACATTTCATCACAGAAGTCCAGTACCGTTTCTAGTTTTAGAGCCAAACTATCTTTGCCACCTACAAGGCATTAAAATAACATGAGCACATTGACCTGCAGTAATTTAGTTCAAGTTCATGATACAGCAGTTTAGAGCAGTTCATGACTCCAAGAAACTATCAAATTTTGACGAAGAATCAAGACCTccaaaaggaaacttagccacCAAACCTGATACTATCTCGGTCTCAACTACGCTATTCCTCTTCACCTCCCAACCACCCTCCAACACAAAGAAGAAAGAATAAGGAAGCAAGAGAAAGGAAACCATTTTCGCCACCCCACCCCCCCAACTTAGGACAAAGCACCCTGTGGTCTTTGTCATACTCCAAGCATAACAGTTAAGTTATCAACTCTATAATATGTCCATACAACTCGTAATACACTTACAATGGAAGATATTTGATGTCTTTTCTAGTTGTTTTGAGTGCAGCTTTCGTGCACAAGTAAATGTATCCAATTGCTTAacaaagagagaagaaagaCAATGCTATGAGTCTTCCATATTCACATTTCCAACTTTGCAATACTGATTTTCCGCATTTGATAAattctcacatgataatgcatCAAGGTttttatattgatatattttaattgagGTAAAAAAATTGAGCAATTGCTGTAGTTTTGACTTCATTCCAAGCATATATTAAAGGAACTGCGCAGGTCAGTTGACAACCATCATGAAAACAGTCTAGCTATGATGAATCTCCTAAAAGGTTGAATTTGTTAGGACATTTCCACTACACATCATGTCAGCTTGGAATAAAATGGGTCTAAAAGGAAATACAGAGGTTGCAGATACCTACACTTGGAAACAAATGTATCAAGAATTTGTATGTTTGGTGTAAAATAGTTGTACTCTTGATAGGATGGATAAGTATGTGGGGATGCTTTCTTTGCTCCATTTCTTAACGACTTGCTGGATTTTTGGCTTTCTTTGATGGATAGAATTCCTCTTTCCGTCGGAGGCGATGGAAGTGGAATTTTTGCACTTATTAGGGGAAAATATGTAGTATGTTTGGAGCGAGTGGTGTAGTTTAGGTCCTGTAATCTTTTCTGTACAATCTTGGTAccattttaataaatatctttacttacaaaaaaaataaaaaaaataaaaggagacACAGAGGCAGCTAATTTGGGAGGGAAACTTagttcattcacattctatttCTTTAAGGAAAATCAAACAAGAGAGGGGGAGGAAAAACAAACAACAAGCAGAAGAGAATATTTTTGATCCATACAGTACCAATCCATGTAAAAAGAGTAATGCTAGCACAAAGAAACTGAAACAAAAAGAAGCTACTAAAGCCTCAGATAGAAATCATACCATCTAAGATTCTCTCAATACTTTTATCACATGAAGCAATTTCCTCTCCAAGTTTAAGTTGTTGATCATACTGCCAGGAAATGAATGCAAATATTACTGAGAACCAAATAAAGTGTAAGATCCAGTAATCAGATTAAAAAGTTACTCCACATGAGAACCAAATAAAGTGTAAGATAGAGTAATCAAATTAAAAAGTTACTCCACAGAATTTATATATTGGAAATATGGAAACTAATagtaaaataattcaaaaagcATAAGAGACGGTAAAAGGAAAACCCCACAAGACTTTTGGCCCATTAAAGGTACAAAGCTAAGGGCCAGAACAATACTGACTACATTTTGAAGGATGAAATTCTTGATACATTGACACAAGTTTTAAGTGGTCAAGTTCggaaaaatataaatcatagtcTTCATCTTAAAACAGTCCAACTTGAGGAACTAAGGGTGAACGTAGTTTCTAATTTTGGATTAAACAAAAGTCAGATGAAAAAACAATGAATTAAGATAGATTAAAATATACTTAAGAAGATCAAAGGAAAACGGAAAAACAAATGTGGCCATATAAGcaatataaattgaattatCAGCTCGCTAGCATAGATCAGGAAAAAGCCACAAGTATGTTGCTAACCATTTAGAGCACAGGAGCTGAAAACAGCAGCAATTGGATTTTAGTTTGGAATCTATTGCTTTGTTGTCTATAAGACCTGACACAACAAAAGGGACATCTCCGAACTTTCCAAACACAGATTTCAGCTTTAAATAGATAAAGGAAAACTGCAATATTAATAGCACTAAGTAATTGGCAAGGCTCTTGACCACATACTCTTTTGAGAATGTCTTGACCATATATACTCTACTTCATTCCAAACATAAAATTACCAGTTTTTGTCGTTTTCGCAGAAGAACTTCAAGGGAACTTCTTGTCAAAGCCTCCTCTTCTGAATCCAAAACAGTTTGTAAATCGCCTATCTCCGTAGATTCATGCTTGCAATGAGCAAGTCCAGTATGTGCCACAGAAATCCCATCTTTTTCAGCCTTCACCTCATCAGCTCTTTCTGCCTGCAAATAAGGTTTGGTATCAAATATGACAATTGTGagaaatataagagaaaaatattattgaatagtatatctacattattacacagagaccctatttatagacactacaatacaatccttGACCAAGTAagatactatttactatttctattcctattaatATTTCTATTTCCATTCTTATTCTAGGTAGGATTGCATATACCTACATATTccaacactccccctcaagctagtgcatacaagtcatatgtccctagcttgttacaaatgtaattaatacGAGGACTGGTGAGTGACTTGGTGAGATATCTGCAAGTTGATCACTTGACTTCACAAAATTGacagtcaatctcaatgtgcttagtcttCTCATGAAATGTTGTATTTGACGCATAATGTCACTCAATCTCACTTTTCTTGGTCTTTTCATGAAATACTGAATTTGGGGCATAATGTCGATAAAACACAGAGTgataaattcccaaattgcagTTTGAGAAGACTGTTTCAGACCATGGAGTGACTTACATAATCGACATACAAGGCTACCAGACTCCCCCTGAGCAACAAAATCAGGTGATTGCTCTATATAGGCTTCTTTATGGAGAACGATAACTATAGATAGAAAAAGGCGGACATATGCTATTTTAGACACGAGAGAGAAAATATCACTGTAATCCAGCCCATATATCTGAGTCtgccttcttcttcttcttttttggcaAAAGTAAATctgaaatagaaagaaaatacGTAAAACTGGCTAGAACATGCTCATGCCCTGGATTATTAGATTTGATGGCTGAAAGTGGTCACAAtctaagaaataaaattatatgggtagggtcggaaTGATGACATGAACCTACTGAGAAAGAGAATGatatgggtagggtcggaaTGATGACACGACTCTACTGGAAAATAGAAATTATATAGGTAGGGTCGAAATGATGGTATGAACCTACACAaataagaaagtagtcaccgaaaagatggcacggtgctacacaaatcgGATATGAAAAGCACAGTGCTACACAAATcgaatatgagaaagtagtcaccggaaagatgacacggtgctacacaaataaGATATGAAAAAGTACTCACCGGAATGatgcacggtgctacacaaattagatatgagaaagtagtccaGAAAAATGCACGTTACTacgcaaattaaatatgaaaaataaagtaGCCACCGGAAAGATGCACGATGCTATGCAAATTAGATATGAGAATATAGTCACCGAAAAGATACACAGTGACCCCGACTTTTGCTAACATAATCATTGTTCAGACGAGCGGCATATATGGGTAATAGTCGCCCGCCGGAAGCGGAAGCTTTTTTGATTCTCTACCAAAATCAtggaggctctgataccatatgagaaatataagagaaaaatattattgaatagTATATCTACACTATCACacagagaccctatttatagacactacaatacaatcaTTTACCAAGTAGGATATTTACTAATCTATTCCTATTAATATTccaatttctattattattcTAAGTTGGATTGCATATagctattcctattctaacaacAATAAAATGAAGACCCCTCTTCCCATCTCCaggaaaaaaattggaaaagaaaAGGGCATTCATCAACTTAAGCTGGCACTCAAGAGCGTCGCCTAGTGGGAAATGAAGTGGGTAAAGAACCTAGGTTTCAGGTTCAAATCCCATAACAGAGAAAAAAAACACTAagtgatttcttctcatctACCCAAGCCTTGGTGGGCAAAATTAACAAGTACTTCTGTCGAGGTGGGGCACAGGTTGGCCTAGACACCACTATCATCAAAAAAGGGTAGCGGTTGTATGTCCTTCCCGAAGAATAAAATTATAACCTCCACCACAAATTCCCTAAACCTAGATCTCCAATTTAGACCATCCAATCTTTAAACTTCTTTTTTTGTGCAAAGGCAAAGTTTGTTATTTCCGCTTACTCACATTAAAACCACAATATTTTTCCCTTATCAACTTCTTGTAGTATCTCTTTTACAAGCTACCATTTCATCGGTTATCTCAACTCTCAAgcataaatttttgaaattggtaACTTTGTATTCCTCAGCATTAAGGGCTCTGCTGGTCACCTCCAAAAGTGTTACTTACagggaaacaaaaaaaaaaaaacaggtaTACTTACAGAGCTTCTATGAAATCCACTAGTTGAATTTCTTCTTCTATATTCatttctttacaccaaaaaccTAAAGTGATGATTACTTTCCACTTAATCTCCTCTATAGTGCATTATTTCCGTACAAAAATTCTCTGATTTCTCTCCTTCCATATGATCCACCAGATACAAGCTGGTACTGTTCTCCACCACCTCTTCTGGCTCTTGCTACCTCCCCTTCTGACCCAACAACTTAGTAGGTTTGATGTATGTTCTGGCATAATCCAATTAAGGCTAGCTAAATTGGTGAATAGAGCCCATACTTGTGTTGTTACTTTGCAGTGGAAGAACAAGTGATTATTGGTTTCTAGAGCCTCTTTGCAAAGACAACATCTTGAGGCAATAATTTTTCCCCTCTTTTGAAGTGCTTCATGTGTCAGGCAAGCTCTCCTGGCTACCAACCAAGTGAAACACTTCACCTTAGTAGGGGCTACACTCTTCCAGATAGCACTTCATGGCACTGATTTTTTCCATGTAGTTGTGGCTAGATTCCTCTTATACATTCTATTCACAGAGAATTGACCATCAGTATGATGCCTCCACAGCAATTTATCTGTTTCCAAATTTGTGCCAGGAAAGTCTCCAATCAAAGCTAGCATATCTGATACCCACCCTATTTCCCAGTCATTAGGAAATCTCCTAAAAATCAAATTCCATCCTTGTGGAGACCAAACCTCTTGTATTTTGCTGTCAGGATTTAGACAAATAGAAAACAGCCCAGGAAATAGATTTTTCAAGGACCCT
Protein-coding sequences here:
- the LOC129891687 gene encoding photosystem II 10 kDa polypeptide, chloroplastic gives rise to the protein MASTVMSSLSLKPTFTLEKTAVKGLPSLARSSSSFKVVASGGKKIKTDKPYGINGGMALRDGLDASGRKPKGKGVYQFVDKYGANVDGYSPIYNTEDWSPSGDVYVGGTTGLAIWAVTLIGILAGGALLVFNTSALAQ